One segment of Polypterus senegalus isolate Bchr_013 chromosome 8, ASM1683550v1, whole genome shotgun sequence DNA contains the following:
- the LOC120533650 gene encoding endonuclease domain-containing 1 protein-like — MQLLTLEVLMCLATWGSSEVMKDQFTCKQFFHKGKEPSGLIPHNAARICQTYMNKVHFATMYDKTNRIPVFSAYKYNRNDENVERVDYYEPQLVDRSGNKNMDDMPNNISEKLKESQAVTEDYKEENMKISSKQYNRGHLSPIMHHTDTDSKKATCTLTNIVPQLQELNGGQWNEYETRKMQNFTNGCHTTYVIVGAIPGQKYTSIKNKKRVNVPSHIWTAACCVNEKGNPVKFLGYIAGNDKNEVTNISLNDLQNLLKTASGRGVTLFYKGC, encoded by the exons ATGCAGTTACTAACCCTAGAGGTCCTTATGTGTTTAGCTACCTGGGGTAGCTCAGAAGTTATGAAAGATCAATTTACATGCAAGCAGTTTTTTCACAAAGGAAAAGAGCCCAGTGGCCTTATACCACACAATGCTGCTCGGATTTGTCAGACCTACATGAACAAAgttcattttgccacaatgtaTGACAAGACAAATCGCATCCCAGTATTTTCTGCTTATAAATATAATAGGAACGATGAAAATGTTGAACGAGTTGACTACTATGAACCCCAG cttGTAGACCGGAGTGGAAATAAGAATATGGATGACATGCCAaataatatttctgaaaagtTAAAAGAAAGTCAGGCAGTGACAGAAGATTACAAGGAAGAGAATATGAAAATAAGTTCCAAACAATATAATCGAGGTCATCTAAGTCCAATTATGCATCACACGGATACAGACAGTAAGAAAGCAACTTGCACCTTGACTAACATTGTGCCTCAACTTCAGGAACTAAACGGAGGCCAGTGGAATGAATATGAAACAAGAAAAATGCAGAACTTTACAAATGGATGCCACACAACATATGTCATTGTTGGAGCGATTCCAGGACAGAAGTATacctctataaaaaataaaaagagggttAATGTGCCGAGTCACATCTGGACTGCTGCTTGCTGTGTCAATGAGAAAGGCAATCCTGTAAAATTCTTAGGTTACATTGCtggaaatgacaaaaatgaagtAACAAATATCAGTCTTAATGATCTACAGAACTTACTAAAGACAGCTTCTGGAAGAGGTGTGACTTTGTTTTATAAAGGCTGTTAG